GGACTGCGTCGATCTGGCAAAACGGCTTGGCCAGCGGATGGGGGAGAAACTGGATATCCCTGTCTATCTCTACGAAGCGGCGGCCACCCGTCCGGCGCGCAGGAACCTGGCCAATGTGCGCAAGGGGGAGTACGAGGGAATCCGGGAGTCGATCGGCAGCGATCCGGCCCGCGAGCCTGACTATGGCCCCCGTCGTTTGGGGCCGGCCGGGGCGACGGCGGTAGGCGCCCGGCCCTTTTTGATAGCCTTCAATGTCTACCTGAACACCGATGATGTGGAGATTGCCAACAGGATTGCCAAACGGATTCGTCATTCCGGTGGGGGACTGAGATATGTCAAGGCACTGGGCATGTTGGTAGAGGGGCAGGCCCAGGTTTCCATGAACCTGACCGATTTCCGCAGGACTGCCATTCACACGGTGGTGGAGATGATCCGCCGCGAAGCGGCGCGCTA
Above is a window of Chloroflexota bacterium DNA encoding:
- the ftcD gene encoding glutamate formimidoyltransferase; translation: MRKIVECVPNFSEGRRQEVIDAIVAAVADVDGASVLDVQSDADHNRTVVTFVGGPEAVLEGAFQAARQAARLIDLDEHQGEHPRMGASDVIPFIPVQGVSMADCVDLAKRLGQRMGEKLDIPVYLYEAAATRPARRNLANVRKGEYEGIRESIGSDPAREPDYGPRRLGPAGATAVGARPFLIAFNVYLNTDDVEIANRIAKRIRHSGGGLRYVKALGMLVEGQAQVSMNLTDFRRTAIHTVVEMIRREAARYGVLVTHSELIGMLPQQALLDAAQWYLQLDGFGAEQVLENRLGE